In Pseudomonas sp. MM213, a genomic segment contains:
- a CDS encoding PhoH family protein has product MNAPIEPHRFILEPFEARRFANLCGMFDEHLRLIEQRLTIEIRNRGNQFELIGDPKHTTSAENLLRRLYRETKGTELSPDMVHLFLQESAVEELDNVSPSEPSVALRTKKGMIRPRGLNQLRYVKEILGNDINFGIGPAGTGKTYLAVACAVDALEREQIRRILLVRPAVEAGEKLGFLPGDLSQKIDPYLRPLYDALYEMLGFEYVAKLIERQVIEVAPLAYMRGRTLNNSFIILDESQNTTVEQMKMFLTRIGFGSTAVITGDITQVDLPKGTKSGLHHVIEVLKDVPGISFTHFMPKDVVRHPLVQRIVEAYERFENRGADETPKDSRRDA; this is encoded by the coding sequence TTGAACGCACCCATAGAACCACATCGTTTTATCCTCGAGCCCTTTGAGGCTCGCCGCTTTGCCAATCTGTGCGGGATGTTCGACGAACACCTGCGCTTGATCGAGCAACGCCTGACCATCGAAATCCGCAACCGCGGAAATCAGTTCGAGCTGATCGGCGACCCCAAACACACCACCTCCGCGGAAAATCTCCTGCGCCGCCTGTACCGGGAAACCAAGGGTACCGAGCTGTCGCCGGACATGGTTCACCTGTTCCTGCAGGAATCGGCCGTCGAAGAGCTGGACAACGTTTCGCCGTCCGAACCTTCCGTGGCCCTGCGCACCAAAAAAGGCATGATTCGCCCTCGCGGCTTGAATCAGCTGCGCTACGTGAAGGAAATCCTCGGCAACGACATCAACTTCGGCATCGGTCCGGCCGGTACCGGCAAGACCTACCTGGCCGTTGCCTGCGCGGTAGATGCGCTGGAACGCGAGCAGATCCGCCGCATCCTGCTGGTGCGCCCGGCGGTTGAAGCGGGCGAAAAACTCGGCTTCCTGCCCGGCGACCTGTCGCAGAAGATCGACCCGTACCTGCGTCCGCTCTACGACGCACTCTACGAAATGCTCGGCTTCGAATACGTCGCCAAGCTGATCGAGCGCCAGGTGATCGAAGTCGCGCCGCTGGCCTACATGCGCGGTCGCACGCTGAACAACAGCTTCATCATCCTCGACGAAAGCCAGAACACCACCGTCGAGCAGATGAAGATGTTCCTGACCCGGATCGGCTTCGGTTCCACAGCGGTCATCACCGGTGACATCACCCAGGTCGACCTGCCGAAAGGCACCAAGTCCGGGCTGCACCACGTGATCGAAGTGCTGAAAGACGTGCCGGGCATCAGCTTCACCCATTTCATGCCCAAGGACGTCGTGCGCCATCCACTGGTGCAGCGGATCGTCGAAGCCTACGAGCGCTTCGAGAATCGCGGGGCAGACGAAACACCAAAGGACAGCCGCCGCGATGCTTGA
- the ybeY gene encoding rRNA maturation RNase YbeY has translation MLELDLQLATEASAPSEAEFRQWCELALRQRTADSEMTIRLVDEAEGRELNHTWRQKDYATNVLSFPADVPDEFLDIPLLGDLVICVAVVEREAAEQGKEPKAHWAHLVIHGCLHLLGYDHIDDDEAEEMEALERTLLAELGYPDPYADDETETSPIVTTKDSE, from the coding sequence ATGCTTGAGCTTGATCTGCAACTGGCCACCGAAGCATCTGCGCCAAGTGAAGCCGAGTTCCGCCAATGGTGCGAACTGGCCCTGCGCCAGCGCACCGCCGACTCCGAAATGACCATTCGCCTGGTCGACGAAGCCGAGGGTCGCGAGCTGAATCACACCTGGCGGCAAAAGGACTACGCCACCAACGTGCTGTCGTTTCCTGCCGATGTGCCTGACGAGTTTCTCGACATCCCGCTGCTGGGCGATCTGGTGATCTGCGTGGCGGTGGTCGAGCGCGAAGCCGCCGAACAAGGCAAGGAACCCAAGGCCCACTGGGCACATCTGGTCATTCACGGCTGCTTGCATCTGCTGGGTTACGACCATATAGATGACGACGAAGCCGAAGAAATGGAAGCACTGGAACGAACGTTGCTTGCTGAGTTGGGCTATCCCGACCCGTACGCGGACGACGAAACAGAAACATCCCCTATCGTTACAACAAAGGATTCAGAGTAA
- a CDS encoding HlyC/CorC family transporter, with amino-acid sequence MSEDRSSNGQKSWLGKLTQAFAHEPKNRQELLELLRDAHQNKLLDSEALAIVEGAIQVADLQVRDIMVPRSQMISIKATQTPREFLPAVVDSAHSRYPVIGESHDDVMGVLLAKDLLPLILRENGDSFNIKDLLRPATFVPESKRLNVLLREFRANHNHMAIVIDEYGGVAGLVTIEDVLEQIVGDIEDEHDVEEDSYIKPLPSGDFLVKALTPIENFNEFFDSEFSDDEFDTVGGLVMSAFGHLPKRNEITEIGPYRFRILNADSRRIHLLRLTPIAR; translated from the coding sequence ATGAGCGAAGATCGATCGAGCAACGGGCAGAAGTCATGGCTGGGTAAGCTCACCCAGGCTTTTGCCCACGAGCCGAAGAACCGTCAGGAGCTGCTGGAGCTCCTGCGCGATGCACATCAAAACAAGTTGCTGGACAGCGAAGCGCTGGCCATCGTCGAAGGCGCCATCCAGGTTGCAGACCTGCAAGTACGGGACATCATGGTCCCGCGCTCGCAGATGATCAGCATCAAGGCGACCCAGACACCCCGCGAGTTTTTGCCCGCAGTGGTCGACTCGGCCCACTCCCGTTACCCCGTCATTGGCGAAAGCCACGATGACGTGATGGGCGTGTTGCTGGCCAAGGACTTGCTGCCGTTGATCCTCAGGGAGAACGGTGACAGCTTCAACATCAAGGACCTGCTGCGCCCGGCCACCTTCGTGCCCGAGTCCAAGCGCCTGAATGTGTTGCTGCGCGAATTCCGCGCCAACCACAACCACATGGCCATCGTCATCGACGAATACGGCGGCGTGGCAGGTCTGGTGACCATCGAAGACGTGCTGGAACAGATCGTCGGCGACATCGAAGACGAGCATGACGTCGAGGAAGACAGCTACATCAAGCCGCTGCCCAGCGGTGATTTCCTGGTCAAGGCCCTGACGCCGATCGAGAACTTCAACGAATTCTTCGACAGCGAGTTCTCCGACGATGAATTCGACACCGTTGGCGGCCTGGTGATGAGCGCGTTCGGGCACTTGCCAAAACGCAACGAAATCACTGAAATCGGCCCTTACCGCTTCCGCATCCTGAACGCCGACAGTCGTCGGATTCATTTGCTGCGCCTGACACCTATTGCCCGTTAA
- the lnt gene encoding apolipoprotein N-acyltransferase, producing MLRVTRPGWPGNLLAVAAGALTTLALAPFDIWPLALLAVGFFYAGLRELNPRQALGRGWCFGFGLFGAGTSWIYYSIHNFGGASVLLAGFLMLLFTAAIAWFFALPAWIWARWLRRNEAPLADALAFAALWVGQEAFRGWFLTGFPWLYSGYSQLDGPLAGLAPVGGMWLISFILALTAALIYNALRLVKAGRKAFIAAGVLLLLGPWVAGIALKGHAWTTPAGEPLSVAAIQGNIEQSMKWDPAQLNAQLALYRDMSFSSKPVDLLIWPETAVPVLKESAQGYLNMMGNFAAERKSALITGVPIREEVHHQKRFYNGITVVGEGDGTYLKQKLVPFGEYVPLQEVLRGLIAFFDLPMSDFARGPADQAMLQAKGYQIAPFICYEVVYPEFAASLAARSDLLLTISNDTWFGTSIGPLQHLQMAQMRALEAGRWMIRATNNGVTGLINPFGQITVQIPQFERGILYGEVVPMHNLTPYLEWRSWPLIIVCVLLFGWTLVANRMAKTV from the coding sequence ATGCTCCGCGTAACCCGCCCCGGCTGGCCCGGTAACCTGCTGGCCGTGGCGGCCGGCGCACTCACCACCCTGGCCCTGGCGCCGTTCGATATCTGGCCGTTGGCACTGCTGGCGGTCGGGTTCTTTTATGCCGGCTTGCGCGAACTGAACCCACGTCAGGCCCTTGGCCGTGGCTGGTGTTTCGGTTTTGGCCTGTTTGGCGCGGGCACCAGCTGGATCTACTACAGCATTCACAACTTCGGTGGCGCTTCCGTGCTGCTGGCCGGGTTCCTGATGCTGCTCTTCACCGCAGCGATTGCCTGGTTTTTCGCCCTGCCCGCCTGGATCTGGGCGCGCTGGCTGCGACGCAACGAGGCGCCGCTGGCCGATGCCCTGGCATTTGCGGCGTTGTGGGTCGGCCAGGAAGCGTTTCGTGGCTGGTTCCTGACCGGTTTCCCGTGGCTCTACTCCGGTTACAGCCAGCTCGACGGCCCGTTGGCCGGACTCGCCCCGGTGGGCGGGATGTGGCTGATTTCCTTCATCCTGGCCCTGACCGCCGCACTGATCTACAACGCCTTGCGCCTGGTGAAAGCGGGTCGCAAAGCCTTCATCGCCGCCGGCGTATTGCTGTTGCTCGGCCCTTGGGTCGCCGGCATCGCACTCAAGGGCCATGCCTGGACCACCCCGGCCGGTGAGCCGCTGAGCGTCGCGGCGATTCAAGGCAATATCGAACAAAGCATGAAGTGGGACCCGGCGCAGCTCAATGCGCAACTGGCGCTGTACCGCGACATGAGCTTCAGCTCCAAGCCGGTCGACCTGCTGATCTGGCCGGAAACTGCCGTCCCGGTGCTCAAGGAGTCCGCCCAGGGCTACCTGAACATGATGGGAAACTTCGCCGCAGAACGTAAGAGCGCGCTGATTACCGGCGTACCGATCCGTGAAGAAGTTCACCACCAGAAGCGCTTCTACAACGGCATTACCGTAGTGGGTGAAGGCGATGGCACGTACCTCAAGCAAAAACTGGTTCCGTTCGGTGAGTACGTACCGTTGCAAGAAGTGCTGCGCGGGCTGATCGCCTTCTTCGATTTGCCGATGTCGGACTTTGCCCGCGGCCCCGCCGATCAGGCGATGCTGCAAGCCAAGGGTTATCAGATTGCGCCGTTCATCTGCTACGAGGTGGTTTATCCGGAATTCGCCGCCAGCCTTGCCGCTCGCAGCGATCTGTTGCTGACCATCAGCAACGACACCTGGTTCGGCACTTCCATCGGCCCGCTGCAACACTTGCAGATGGCGCAGATGCGCGCGCTGGAGGCCGGTCGCTGGATGATCCGTGCCACCAACAACGGCGTCACCGGCCTGATCAACCCGTTTGGGCAGATCACTGTCCAGATCCCACAGTTCGAACGCGGCATTCTGTATGGCGAAGTGGTGCCAATGCACAACCTGACGCCGTATCTTGAATGGCGCTCGTGGCCGCTGATCATCGTGTGCGTGTTGTTGTTCGGCTGGACGCTGGTCGCGAACCGGATGGCCAAAACCGTCTGA
- a CDS encoding YdcF family protein: protein MPFRYFVKNLLMPPGILLLLLVLAWWFRRSRPRLAGVCFALGAGGFWLMSLPVAVQWGAKALEREPPLAREEWATLAQRADAIIVLGAGRERGDLAWGADQPTGVALERERYAARLAKASGLPILTSGGLHYGTPPSEARLMADSLRDDFGVTVRWQEERSRTTWENALFSAEMLLPQGIKRVVVVTQAWHMPRSVWSFQKAGFEVVPAPVAFLGVDNARPLGGWMPEFKSIWQSGQLLNEAVGQVGYSLFYR from the coding sequence ATGCCTTTTCGTTACTTCGTTAAAAACCTTCTCATGCCGCCCGGCATTTTGTTGCTGTTGCTGGTGCTTGCCTGGTGGTTTCGCCGCTCAAGACCGCGCCTGGCCGGTGTGTGCTTTGCGCTGGGGGCGGGCGGCTTCTGGCTGATGAGCCTGCCGGTGGCTGTGCAATGGGGCGCCAAAGCCCTGGAGCGCGAGCCGCCGCTGGCTCGCGAGGAGTGGGCAACCCTGGCTCAGCGCGCCGACGCGATCATCGTGCTCGGTGCGGGGCGCGAACGTGGCGACCTGGCCTGGGGCGCCGACCAGCCGACCGGTGTCGCGCTGGAGCGCGAACGCTATGCGGCGCGGCTGGCGAAGGCGTCGGGCTTGCCGATCCTGACCAGCGGCGGATTGCATTACGGGACACCTCCGAGCGAAGCCAGGTTGATGGCCGATTCGTTGCGCGATGATTTCGGCGTGACCGTGCGCTGGCAGGAAGAGCGCAGCCGCACCACGTGGGAGAACGCTCTATTCAGTGCTGAGATGTTGCTGCCGCAGGGGATCAAGCGTGTTGTGGTCGTGACGCAGGCCTGGCATATGCCGCGGTCAGTCTGGAGTTTTCAGAAAGCCGGCTTTGAGGTGGTGCCCGCACCGGTAGCGTTTCTGGGCGTGGACAATGCCCGGCCGCTGGGCGGCTGGATGCCGGAGTTCAAGTCGATCTGGCAGAGCGGGCAGTTGTTGAATGAGGCGGTGGGGCAGGTGGGGTATTCGTTGTTTTACCGATAA
- the leuS gene encoding leucine--tRNA ligase: MHEQYQPREIEAAAQSFWDEQKSFEVSEQPGKETFYCLSMFPYPSGKLHMGHVRNYTIGDVISRYQRMQGKNVLQPMGWDAFGMPAENAAMKNNVAPAKWTYENIAYMKNQLRSLGLAVDWSREVTTCKPDYYRWEQWLFTRLFEKGVIYKKSGTVNWDPVDQTVLANEQVIDGRGWRSGALIEKREIPMYYFKITAYADELLESLDDLPGWPEQVKTMQRNWIGKSRGMEVQFPYNVDSIGEAGALKVFTTRPDTLMGATYVAVAAEHHLATLAAQNNPELQAFIAECKGGSVAEADVATQEKKGLPTGLFVEHPLTGEKLPVWVANYVLMHYGDGAVMAVPAHDERDFEFAHKYNLPVKSVVRTSSGDTNPAPWQDAYGEHGTLINSGEFDGLDFAGAFDAIEVALIKKNLGASRTQFRLRDWGISRQRYWGCPIPIIHCGTCGDVPVPEDQLPVVLPEDVVPDGAGSPLARMPEFYECTCPKCGAPAKRETDTMDTFVESSWYYARYASPHYEGGLVEKSAADHWLPVDQYIGGIEHAILHLLYARFFHKLMRDEGLVSSNEPFKNLLTQGMVIAETYYRREANGAYTWFNPADVELERDSKAKVISAKLIADGLPVEIGGTEKMAKSKNNGVDPQSMIDQFGADTCRLFMMFASPPDMSAEWSDSGVEGSHRFLKRVWRLAQAHVTQGLPGKLDIASLNDEQKVIRRSIHQAIKQASHDVGQNHKFNTAIAQVMTLMNVLEKAPQATEQDRALVHEGLETVTLLLAPITPHISHELWHRLGHADPVIDAGWPVLDDSALVQDSLTLVIQVNGKLRGQIEMPASATREEIEAAARINENVLRFVDGLTIRKVIVVPGKLVNIVAS; this comes from the coding sequence ATGCACGAACAATATCAGCCCCGTGAAATCGAAGCCGCCGCCCAGTCGTTCTGGGACGAGCAAAAGTCCTTTGAAGTCAGTGAACAGCCAGGCAAGGAGACGTTCTATTGCCTGTCGATGTTCCCTTACCCCAGCGGCAAGCTACACATGGGGCATGTGCGCAACTACACCATCGGCGACGTGATCTCCCGCTACCAGCGCATGCAAGGCAAGAACGTCCTGCAACCCATGGGTTGGGACGCCTTCGGCATGCCGGCGGAAAACGCCGCGATGAAGAACAACGTAGCGCCCGCCAAGTGGACCTACGAAAACATCGCCTACATGAAAAACCAGCTGCGCAGCCTGGGCCTGGCGGTGGACTGGTCGCGTGAAGTGACCACCTGCAAGCCCGATTACTACCGCTGGGAACAATGGCTGTTCACTCGCCTGTTCGAAAAAGGCGTGATCTACAAAAAGAGCGGCACCGTGAACTGGGACCCGGTCGACCAGACCGTCCTGGCCAACGAGCAAGTGATCGACGGTCGCGGCTGGCGTTCCGGCGCGCTGATCGAAAAACGCGAAATCCCGATGTACTACTTCAAGATCACCGCGTACGCGGATGAACTGCTGGAGAGTCTCGACGATCTGCCGGGCTGGCCTGAACAGGTCAAGACCATGCAGCGCAACTGGATCGGCAAGTCCCGCGGCATGGAAGTGCAGTTCCCGTACAACGTCGACTCCATCGGCGAAGCCGGCGCGCTGAAGGTTTTCACCACCCGTCCGGACACCCTGATGGGCGCGACCTACGTCGCCGTGGCCGCCGAACACCACCTGGCCACCCTGGCCGCACAGAACAATCCCGAGCTGCAAGCGTTCATCGCTGAATGCAAGGGCGGCAGCGTCGCTGAAGCCGACGTCGCCACCCAAGAGAAAAAAGGCCTGCCGACCGGCCTGTTCGTCGAGCACCCACTGACCGGCGAGAAACTGCCAGTGTGGGTCGCCAACTATGTGCTGATGCACTACGGCGACGGCGCTGTCATGGCGGTTCCAGCGCACGACGAGCGTGATTTCGAGTTCGCCCACAAGTACAACCTGCCGGTCAAATCGGTGGTGCGCACCAGTTCAGGTGACACCAACCCGGCGCCGTGGCAAGACGCCTACGGCGAACATGGCACGCTGATCAACTCCGGCGAATTTGACGGCCTCGACTTCGCAGGCGCTTTCGACGCCATTGAAGTTGCGCTGATCAAGAAAAACCTCGGCGCCTCGCGTACCCAGTTCCGCCTGCGCGACTGGGGCATCAGCCGTCAGCGTTACTGGGGCTGCCCGATCCCGATCATCCACTGCGGCACCTGCGGTGACGTGCCGGTCCCGGAAGACCAGCTGCCTGTCGTACTGCCGGAAGACGTGGTTCCGGACGGCGCCGGTTCGCCATTGGCCCGCATGCCCGAGTTCTACGAGTGCACTTGCCCGAAATGCGGCGCACCGGCCAAACGTGAAACCGACACCATGGACACCTTCGTCGAGTCCTCGTGGTACTACGCCCGTTACGCCTCGCCGCACTATGAAGGCGGCCTGGTGGAGAAATCCGCGGCCGACCATTGGCTGCCGGTGGATCAGTACATCGGCGGTATCGAACACGCGATTCTTCACCTGCTCTACGCGCGCTTCTTCCACAAGCTGATGCGTGACGAAGGCCTGGTGAGTTCCAACGAGCCGTTCAAGAACCTGCTGACCCAGGGCATGGTGATCGCCGAGACTTACTATCGTCGCGAAGCCAATGGTGCTTACACCTGGTTCAACCCGGCGGACGTCGAACTCGAACGCGACAGCAAGGCCAAGGTCATCAGCGCCAAGTTGATCGCCGACGGCCTGCCGGTGGAAATCGGCGGCACCGAGAAGATGGCCAAGTCGAAGAACAACGGCGTCGACCCTCAGTCGATGATTGACCAGTTCGGCGCAGACACCTGCCGCCTGTTCATGATGTTCGCCTCGCCGCCTGACATGAGCGCGGAATGGTCCGACTCCGGGGTAGAAGGTTCGCACCGTTTCCTCAAGCGCGTCTGGCGTCTGGCTCAAGCACACGTGACTCAGGGTCTGCCGGGCAAACTGGACATCGCCAGCCTGAACGACGAGCAGAAAGTCATTCGCCGTTCGATCCACCAGGCCATCAAACAGGCCAGCCACGACGTTGGCCAGAACCACAAATTCAACACCGCCATCGCCCAGGTGATGACGCTGATGAACGTGTTGGAAAAAGCCCCGCAAGCGACCGAACAGGATCGCGCGCTGGTTCACGAAGGTCTGGAAACCGTGACGCTGCTTCTGGCTCCGATCACCCCGCACATCAGCCATGAGCTGTGGCATCGCCTGGGTCACGCCGATCCGGTGATCGACGCCGGTTGGCCAGTGCTGGACGACAGCGCACTGGTGCAGGACAGCCTGACACTGGTTATCCAGGTCAACGGCAAGCTGCGCGGCCAGATCGAAATGCCGGCCAGCGCGACTCGTGAAGAGATCGAAGCCGCTGCCCGTATCAACGAAAACGTGCTGCGTTTTGTCGATGGCCTGACTATTCGTAAAGTGATCGTAGTGCCCGGGAAACTGGTCAATATCGTCGCCAGCTAA
- a CDS encoding LPS-assembly lipoprotein LptE codes for MIKRNLLVMGLAVLLSACGFQLRGTGTYEMAIKEIDLSARNSYGETVTLMRQVLKNSGINVHSGAPYKLVLADEKESQRILSYAGAGRTGEYELTTVVDYVILGQGNLLLVSDKIEMQRVFIHDGNNLVGSDQEAADARKDTRREMVQRMMIRLQQLTPAQLDQLQQTAEARVKAEAAALEATQKAEAETPRQSPVEIPQQ; via the coding sequence ATGATCAAACGCAATTTGCTGGTGATGGGCCTCGCGGTCCTGTTGAGCGCCTGCGGTTTCCAGCTGCGCGGCACCGGCACCTATGAAATGGCGATCAAGGAAATCGACCTGAGCGCACGCAATTCCTACGGCGAAACTGTGACGCTCATGCGTCAGGTGCTGAAAAACAGCGGCATCAATGTCCACAGCGGCGCACCTTACAAACTGGTGCTGGCCGATGAAAAAGAATCCCAGCGCATTCTCAGCTACGCAGGCGCCGGCCGTACTGGCGAGTATGAGCTGACTACCGTGGTCGACTACGTCATCCTGGGTCAGGGCAACCTGCTGCTGGTGAGCGACAAGATTGAAATGCAGCGAGTCTTCATTCACGACGGCAACAACCTGGTGGGCTCCGACCAGGAAGCCGCTGATGCCCGCAAGGACACGCGTCGTGAAATGGTTCAACGCATGATGATCCGCCTGCAACAGCTCACGCCAGCTCAGTTGGATCAGTTGCAACAGACCGCCGAAGCCAGGGTCAAGGCTGAAGCCGCGGCACTGGAAGCAACGCAAAAGGCTGAAGCGGAAACGCCGCGTCAGTCGCCTGTCGAAATCCCGCAGCAATAA
- the holA gene encoding DNA polymerase III subunit delta yields MKLAPAQLAKHLQGALAPVYIISGDDPLLCQEAADAIRAAARQQGFDERQVFAAEASFDWGTLLQAGASMSLFAEKRLLELRLPSGKPGDKGAAAFIEYCSRPAEDTVLLISLPKLDGSAQKTKWGKALVEGQHTQFVQIWPVDASQLPGWIRQRLSQAGLSASQDAVELIAARVEGNLLAAAQEIEKLKLMAEGGQITVETVQAAVADSARFDVFGLTDAILNGEAAHALRMLEGLRGEGVEPPVILWALARELRLLANLSLQYSQGVPLDKAFSSARPPVWDKRKPLMSKALQRYSAQRWAQLLLEAQRIDAQIKGQAAGSPWMSLSRLSLLMAGQRLSLPAE; encoded by the coding sequence ATGAAACTCGCCCCCGCCCAACTCGCCAAACACCTGCAAGGTGCGCTCGCGCCGGTCTACATCATCAGTGGCGACGATCCGCTGCTGTGTCAGGAAGCCGCCGACGCCATTCGCGCAGCCGCCCGTCAACAGGGCTTCGATGAACGCCAGGTGTTCGCCGCCGAAGCCAGTTTCGACTGGGGAACGCTGCTGCAAGCCGGCGCAAGCATGTCGTTGTTCGCTGAAAAACGCCTGCTGGAACTGCGTCTGCCGTCCGGCAAACCCGGTGACAAAGGCGCAGCCGCATTCATCGAATACTGCTCGCGACCCGCCGAAGACACCGTGCTGCTGATCAGCCTGCCGAAGCTCGATGGCAGCGCGCAGAAAACCAAGTGGGGCAAGGCGCTGGTCGAAGGTCAGCACACTCAGTTCGTGCAGATCTGGCCGGTGGACGCCAGCCAGTTGCCGGGCTGGATCCGGCAGCGCTTGTCCCAGGCCGGCCTGTCCGCCAGCCAGGACGCCGTGGAACTGATCGCCGCGCGAGTCGAGGGCAACTTGCTGGCGGCCGCGCAAGAGATCGAAAAGCTCAAGCTGATGGCCGAAGGCGGGCAGATTACCGTCGAAACCGTGCAAGCCGCAGTGGCCGACAGCGCGCGCTTCGATGTCTTCGGCCTGACCGATGCGATTCTCAACGGCGAGGCCGCTCACGCCCTGCGCATGCTCGAAGGGCTGCGCGGTGAAGGCGTCGAACCGCCCGTGATTCTCTGGGCGCTGGCCCGGGAACTGCGCTTGCTGGCCAACCTCTCGCTGCAATACAGCCAGGGCGTGCCGCTGGACAAGGCCTTCAGCTCTGCCCGACCGCCGGTCTGGGACAAACGCAAACCGCTGATGAGCAAAGCCTTGCAACGTTACTCGGCGCAACGCTGGGCACAGTTGTTGTTGGAAGCACAGCGCATCGACGCACAGATCAAAGGTCAGGCGGCGGGTTCGCCGTGGATGAGTTTGAGTAGGTTGTCGTTGTTGATGGCTGGGCAGAGATTGTCGTTGCCCGCAGAGTAA
- the arfA gene encoding alternative ribosome rescue factor ArfA: MSKKPSKHGPNKAKSIIAQPLFRSRQERAGKGKGSYRREAFQSDNWEASYFLAA, translated from the coding sequence ATGAGCAAAAAGCCATCTAAGCATGGCCCCAACAAGGCCAAATCCATCATCGCCCAGCCACTGTTCCGCAGCCGTCAGGAACGAGCCGGCAAGGGCAAAGGCAGCTACCGCCGCGAAGCCTTCCAGTCTGACAACTGGGAGGCTTCTTACTTTCTGGCGGCCTGA
- a CDS encoding lytic murein transglycosylase — translation MPLCISRRWHLRQLIAASSLVLLVACAEKPTAADAQPLQTLPVATAPAVIPPVVPTGENLDIQPTQTFAEWQAGFRKDALAAGIRADLFDRAFANVSLDTSVIRADRSQPEFSRPVWEYLDGALSPLRVRKGQALVSQYADILQSIEQRYGVDRQALVAVWGMESNFGQFQGSKSVINSLATLAYEGRRPGFAHAQLIAALQILQQGDIAPEKMLGSWAGAMGQTQFIPTTYNTHAVDFDGDGRRDIWGSSADALASTAHYLQSSGWQKGQPWGFEVQLPGSFNYVLADGSIRKSVAEWQQLGVTLPNGGQVPAGAEHLSAALLLPAGYRGPAFLVLDNFRAILKYNNSSSYALAVSLLAGRFNGAGFINGTWPKDDLPLSRTERIELQNLLSAQKYDAGTADGIIGANTRKAIRSAQQSFGWPADGYPTHKLLEGLRNR, via the coding sequence ATGCCCCTTTGTATTTCCCGTCGTTGGCATTTGCGCCAATTGATTGCTGCCTCCAGCCTCGTTCTGCTTGTCGCCTGCGCGGAAAAACCGACCGCCGCCGACGCCCAACCGCTTCAGACCCTTCCCGTCGCGACAGCCCCAGCGGTGATCCCGCCCGTGGTGCCGACCGGTGAAAATCTCGACATCCAGCCAACCCAGACCTTCGCCGAATGGCAGGCGGGTTTCCGCAAGGATGCGCTGGCCGCCGGCATCCGCGCCGACCTGTTCGACCGCGCCTTCGCCAATGTCAGCCTGGACACCAGCGTGATCCGTGCCGACCGCAGCCAACCGGAGTTTTCCCGCCCGGTGTGGGAATACCTCGATGGCGCCCTGTCGCCGCTGCGCGTGCGCAAAGGTCAGGCACTGGTCAGCCAGTACGCCGACATCCTGCAAAGTATCGAACAACGCTACGGCGTCGATCGTCAGGCACTGGTTGCGGTGTGGGGCATGGAAAGTAACTTCGGCCAGTTTCAGGGCAGCAAGTCGGTGATCAACTCCCTGGCGACCCTGGCCTACGAAGGCCGGCGCCCTGGTTTCGCCCACGCGCAATTGATCGCGGCCCTGCAGATCCTGCAACAGGGCGACATCGCGCCGGAGAAAATGCTCGGCTCCTGGGCCGGCGCCATGGGCCAGACCCAGTTCATCCCGACCACCTACAACACCCACGCCGTGGACTTTGATGGCGACGGCCGTCGCGACATCTGGGGCAGCTCTGCCGACGCCCTGGCGTCGACCGCGCACTACCTGCAAAGCTCTGGCTGGCAGAAAGGCCAGCCATGGGGTTTTGAAGTGCAGCTGCCGGGCAGCTTCAACTACGTGCTGGCCGATGGCTCGATTCGCAAGAGCGTCGCCGAATGGCAGCAATTGGGCGTCACGCTGCCTAACGGCGGCCAGGTTCCGGCCGGTGCGGAACACCTGTCGGCGGCCCTGCTGCTGCCGGCGGGCTATCGTGGCCCGGCATTCCTGGTGCTCGACAACTTCCGTGCGATCCTCAAGTACAACAACTCGTCGTCCTATGCGCTGGCCGTCAGTTTGTTGGCCGGGCGCTTCAACGGCGCGGGATTCATCAATGGCACCTGGCCCAAGGATGATTTGCCGCTGAGCCGTACCGAACGGATCGAGCTGCAAAACCTGTTGAGCGCGCAGAAGTATGACGCGGGCACCGCCGACGGCATCATCGGCGCCAACACCCGCAAAGCGATCCGCAGCGCCCAGCAGTCGTTTGGCTGGCCGGCGGACGGGTATCCGACGCACAAGTTGCTCGAAGGCCTTCGAAACCGCTAA